Proteins encoded together in one Methanobacterium sp. Maddingley MBC34 window:
- a CDS encoding putative membrane protein (PFAM: GtrA-like protein), giving the protein MMENKRVNMINRIIAIFSCSISSKSKIFQNNNLLKNFSDLFNLKIINEKKEIILYIIFGVFTTLVNLISYLFLAKICGIDNFLSNIMAWFFSIVFAYVTNRIFVFESKNEKILHEFALFIFGRGLSGVLDSLLFYAFVILWMFDDVISKIVINIIVIILNYVFSKVIVFKEK; this is encoded by the coding sequence ATGATGGAAAATAAACGTGTTAACATGATTAATAGAATTATAGCTATTTTCAGTTGTTCTATTTCTTCAAAATCTAAGATTTTCCAAAATAATAATCTTTTAAAAAATTTTAGTGATCTATTTAATTTGAAAATAATTAATGAAAAAAAAGAAATTATCCTATATATTATATTTGGAGTATTTACTACACTAGTAAATTTGATAAGCTATCTGTTTCTTGCTAAAATATGTGGAATTGATAACTTTCTTTCAAATATAATGGCTTGGTTTTTTTCAATTGTGTTTGCTTATGTTACCAATAGAATTTTTGTATTTGAAAGTAAAAATGAAAAAATATTACATGAATTTGCATTATTTATATTTGGAAGAGGATTATCTGGGGTTCTGGACTCTCTTCTTTTCTATGCCTTCGTTATTTTGTGGATGTTTGATGATGTCATCTCGAAAATTGTTATTAACATAATTGTAATTATTTTAAACTATGTATTCAGTAAAGTAATAGTATTTAAGGAGAAATAA